TAGCAAACTTAtctgagatacacacacatacatatatataatttatgcaCATACATCTCTATATTTGTGTGTATTCTCATTTCACTGGAAATCATTGAAAACTTTGACCTGCACCAAAACTGGAACCCAATAATTAAGAGGATGGCggtgcagaaggaagaagaagttTCTATGTGGAGGGTTCAGAGGCGCCCTGGGGCTTGGACAACAGAGAAAATGGCTGCTTATGTGTGCTTGGGTGCGGCGAGGAACCGGTGTGGTAGCCGGGTTGGGTATGCCTGGGGTGGAGGTGATGTGATTCACGAAGCCCGTGGCTGTTAAATGGCCCAAGAACAAAGAGAGGAGCTTCTCTCTAAgctggagagaagaggagaaacttATCAGGCCCAGCACTGACCAGGATCCCTAGGTTGATTATGTTGGATAAAGGGCCTCGGGTAGTTGGACGTGGATTATGTCAGAGTGAAAGTCCTTAAATTACAGGCATTTATAAATCCTGTGTCCTGTCTGGGTGCCTAATATGCTAGTAGAAACCTTTCAAAACAGCTGGGGTTGAAGATTAATTTTGTTATGTTACGCTCCCTTACTTAGATATAACATTTTGCCGGACATGACTGGACATGTGGcgcagtattttaaaatttcacgaTAATAAGCttattataagttattataagacTCGCGCACGTACACATGAATGCATAAATTGTCTAGATCAGCAAAAAAGTATATTGATATACTTCTCAGAGCAAAACCAAGTGAATTCGTGAACCCACAGAGAGCATTCATTTTGGGTTCCCCAAAGACCCTTCGTTCATTCGTTCTGTCCCAGATCTAAGCAGGTGCTAGCGTAGGTGCTAGGGAAAAAGACCTGCTTCTCTCGGGGCTACTAACTGTCCTGGTGCGCTGAAACGTGATGGCTCCACCGGTTCCTATGCCAGCCTCAACCAGAATTTTTTTGAAAACGCAGAGAACACTACGGGGTTATTCGTCAGTGAACTGACTTGGTAATAAGAAGCTTTCCTGTTTGTCTCTGTGGCGCAATCGGTTAGCGCGTTCGGCTGTTAACCGAAAGGTTGGTGGTTCGAGCCCACCCAGAGACGGGAGTTACATCCTTTTGAACCCCGGGACGTATCACGGTGTCACTCCACTCAGGCTGCGTCCAGCCTACCACGTGCTTTGCTAGCAGTTTCGAGTCCACGTAATTAACGTTGCAACTACTGATACAATTTTTACTTGCTCTAGTAAGGTTCTACTAAAATTGCATCATGAAACTGACGCTTTAAAAATACTTACCAGCCAGAGGAAGTGAGTATTCATAATCtcaaactgaaatattttatccAACCTCTGCCTGCGTTGCCTTTGTACTTGTATTTCCTAACTCGTGAAACGGGCGTTTCCAGACCCTGGGCCCTTAGTCATGCTACGTCCTGCTGGTTACCAATTTTTGGAGAACCTACCTTCTAAATATTGGAATAACCATCTTCCTCTTCAGCCTGCTGACATTTACTTCCTCATTACTTATCCCTTCGGTTACTGAAATAACTACCTAGCTGCCTAGGCAGTTTCCTGTCTTCAGCTGTCCTCTCCTTTCCAGCCTCCATGTAGCTGCCAGAGAAGCTTTCTTTAGAAAAGACCTGTTTAAAATCCCTCAATGGCCTGCAGGGTAGACTACAACCTTAGCTTGGAAGGCAGTGCCTTTCATAATCTGGCCCCTGAACCCTCTCCTCTGCTTCACTGACTCTTCAGAATTGAACAGAACCAAACTGCTTTCTTGACCCCCTTCTCTGGCTTTTGAATCTTTGCCCATGGGCCTTCAGCGTTTCTCCTTTTTGCCTGGCAAACTCCTAGTCATCCATCAACACAACACCAAAAATTAAGCCTCTTTTCTGCAGCCCTTTCTTCATTCTCTCTTTATttacgttttgttttttttttttttctcactaagaATGAAAGTTCCTCCAGGGAATGACCCTGGGTCGTTCATCTTGGTATCTTCAGCACCTAAACTCAAGCTTGGCACAttgtaaatactaaataaatgtgAACTGAATGTTCAGCATTTCTAGATGCCCTTGTCTGATGTCTGAATCTCATCTAATATTCCTATACCAAgcttgaattgtcttggcataaAGCTCATAACTGACACAATTAGGCTGGCCAGATACCTCTGCCCAGGCCCCACCTCCTTCCTAGCTCTTTCCTGCCCCATGCTCTAAAACTACCTCTAATTCTCATTCATCCTCCTATCCAATACCACCTATGAAATTTTCCCTTTGCCCCGTTGTCCCAACAAGATTTGGTGAATTAGCAAGCTGACTAATTCATATGAATTGTGGTGAGATGGTTGCTGAGACGAGAGGGGTTCCTCATCAACCCAAACTGATCCCTgtgtaaccgaaagtggggtcaGGCTGCTCGCCACTCAAAAGCTagtaaagaggcaaggttggtggaaaggaaagtttgctttattttggatgccggcaacctggggggaggggtggaccctgtccaaaggccgactcccctcactgacaatcagtgggcaagagatTTTATAGGCTGAGGGaggggggctacatgcagaaacagcacagtcagctctgacagtcgtcttgaaattggtcatgggtGGTCTAagcagcgtcatcttgattgttttaagtaccgTTCTACCGTTCGTCTTCAGTTtgagggtcggtttgttcccatttccttgaggccaattcttggaattgtggcagcttttGTCATGGCTACAATCTGGACATCATGTAGTTAACTCTTTCCACCTGGtcggggtttcagtatctataagacagctcacaggaaatggctcagaatattatctatagcctttGAGaaagaactaaaggtccttgactatgcttaatgactaaactattataatttggtctcctttgactgttttcctttgtttctgcattttctcacttctctgattaaacttagtCTTTGGCTAAAGTtcttccacagacaaaaggcaggcagaggacatgggggacaaggaccatagggtcctgcttcaTTTCACTGATAGAATTTTGGACAATGGGAGGAAAAAAGgattttttcattcttgttttattaccatggtttttccattttctgtctGACAGTAGAAGCAGGATCTTGTAAAATGCCTTGCTGAAATCAAGAAATGGTTCTATTTAAAACTTCTGAAACACAAAGAGAGATAGCTAAAGCTTTCTTCTATAGGCAGTGATTGCCTTCTCCACCTCTACTCCATTGTTACTGACATGCTGAGGGATTTCAAAGTTTCATAATTTAACTCAGTAGAGTTTAGTACATTTAATATTGGTTATCCAACATCTGTTTAAAGGATGATGTGATCAAAGCTATATGTGAATTTGATACTAAAACGGAAAAGCTGGTTTTATAGTCCCTGCCACTGCTCTCTAATTCTCACTCTTGTGCCCAGTAAAAGCATTCTCACCTCCTACCCATTCCTTCCTGTGCAGTTGTGGTTGACTTCTTCTCATGCTTCCTCTGTTTGGATGCGGAGGTATCTCTGTTCACTGAGCTTAATCTGGGACAGCAATGTTGCTCTCCTTCCAATGGCTTTATTCTGTGCTTTCTTTTCTAAATCCTCCAACCCCTACACCCCTTCCTGGACCATTTCCTACTCATGACATTAAGAGGGTTGATCATCGTATACTTGCAGACCATCCCAATTCTGACATGGGCTCCCCTGAAAAACTCTATTCTGCATCacctctgtgattttcttttaccTCTACCATGGCTCATATTCTAGGAAGACAGCCCAGGTGGTGGTCTTCTCTGGTCTTTCCTGGACTACACTGCTCTTTCTTAGCCACCCCCTTCATTGGTTCTGCTGTCTCCCCTAGACCCCCCAGACGTACCCGCAGTCGGTCTAGAAGGAGTTTTAGGGTGACTTGAAGGCAGCCAGCCCTGCAGCAACAGATGCAGACTACTATCCAGCTGGTTCTCAACCATGAATTCTCTTATTTACATATCCATTTATTTAAGGACAATATTCATACATCAAGGGTAATCATCAAGAGTCTGTATTGTTTCTTTGCTGGGACGGAATGGTTAGAATAGAGAAAGCATCCACTGTCGCTCTGAGACTTCTATTCCTGGTAATGCAGATGCTTACTGGGGCTTCACTGTTGGCACCTGAAGATCACAGTCCCTTCCTTTCCATAGGAGACCAAGAGAAAACAGAGTTGGGTGAAGGACCCTCAGCCTAGAGTCTGAGGTGTAATTTTCCTGCTGCTCCCAGAGATGCCTGTTGGGCATGGTGGGGCTGTGAATTTAGAAAGAGGTTCAGAGATGCTTCTTTTATCACCCCCATGGGACGGGGATGCTGCTTTTATTACCCTCATTTGGCCTGAGGGCCCTGAGTCCATGTGACTTTGCTATTCCTCCAGGCGTCCTTTGAGTTTCGAAGGTCTCTCTTCACAGAAAAATGCAGCCCCGTGTCCACTGCAAACAGGAGTCCCATCAACAGGAAGAAAGTGATTTGGTGCCAAGGTGGAAAGAATGACGAGCTGGATGGTGGACTTTCTTGACCTAATAGGAGAAGCAGAGGGATGAGAATAAAATGACATTTGTTAAGGCAGAAATTTGGAATAAACAGTGAGGTCATCGGTGGAAAGTCTTTCTGACACCTGCTAAGAGGCAGATTCTAAGGAATATGGGGGAGTCTGGCGGAAAACCATAGCTTCCTCCCACTGAGTCTGGGTCTTAATGCTACCTGAGCAAAAGTGTTTTCATGTTTGTTGGAGGTATGTGACATAGTGTTGAGCAAGGTAGGTTGTAGCTGGGTTTCGTGTGAAAttatgaaagaagtcaaagttgAAGTTGGTGTGAGAACACTATTTCTTAATTCAGTAACTTTCTCTTGTGTCTCAAAATAGTACTCATTGTTTTTACCCCActaaaggaaatctaaaaaaaaaaaaagtgaaccatTGAAATCTGCGACTTACCGTCAGAAAATTGATAATATTTCTTTATCACGGCTCAGTAACTAATAATCCAAAATGGAAAGAGGTAGAATTTGCTTGTTCTCAACCTCTTAGCCcttaatattgttattttaaagtcattccTCACTGTAGTCTACAAACTGGTAACAGTAGAGTGGATTTTTAGTCTCAATTTTTTTAACTcttaattttgatttaatttcaaacttaaaaaaaggTTACCAGTAAAGTATAAATAACTCTCATATATTCTTTACCTAGATTTACTAATTGTTTGCATTTTGCccccattttctttattatttgctttctCATTCTCTATTTGAgagtatttattttcaatttaaattgtgatgaagttattttttatacaaattaTGGCACTGTTTTGTTAAAATCTCAGAAGATGTGTGGCTATCTTGCTGTCTTACTACATGTAAATTGCTTACAACAAACTTCTTAGTCTGATTACAGGTGGAAGTTTTGTGAAATTAGGAAGTCCAGGAGCACCGTGGCAGGGGATCTCTGACCCTGGAGGATGGTACTACAGAAAACTGGAGATGTTTTCTAAGTGACTTAGTGGAATTCAAAATTCTGTCATAGGACATTGGCGCCTGTCCAATCCTTTCATTTTATCTAGTGGTTCAGTATACAGGCTTTGAATCTTTGGTGTGCCCTTGGAGACACATTAATTACCCCCCTCTCTTTTTTCCACCTCAGTTACTTCATCTGTAGGGTCAATATTACCGATCTCTTAATGTTGTTGTGAGAGGTTACTATGATCATCAGACTAGTTGCATGTAAAGAAGCACTCAGCACCGTGTCCAGCACGTTGAAAGATGCCCAATAAATGTCAGCATGTCTTTGTTACAGAAGTGGAAACTGACGTTCAGAGAGTTTAACTGGCCACAGTTACATGGTTAATTAGCAGCAGAGCCAGAACACAGGTTATGGGTCTTTCTGTGAGAAAGTGAGGCACAACTGCCAGCTTCGCTTTTGGCTATGACTTGAGGCTTGGAGGGGAAAGGAGAACAGGTAAAGATGGGCCAGCATGATAGAGACAGATAACATTATGGATATAGTTTGAAAGACGTAAGTAAGGACAGGCGTATTTATGGGGGAGGAAATGTGACTTCTGCACCTGCTGTCACATTGCAGAGTGAATGATCCTTGTAAAGAAGTCTGTGGAATGGTCAGCAATCTCCTCCCAACTCATCTTCCCAGTGTGAATGCAGAGTCCCCACACATGGTGCTCTGGGCCCTTTAGATGTGCTCTGCACATCTCTTACCTTGAACAGTGATGTTCACAGCCTCTGAAGACTCGTTTTTCCTCCCGATAATCCCCCTGCAGAAGTAGGAGCCACTGTGTTCAAGTTTTGCTTCTGGAATGTAGAAGTCAGAATTCTGATAAGAAAACTTCTTGCCTTTGCCATTCTGGAAAAATTGAACCTTGATTACAGTAGTATTCTTCCAACTGTGACACTTCAGCTGAATGGGCTCTCCCTCCTGGACCACCCACCGAGAGGCCTGGAGCAACAGCCAGCCTGAAAGACACAAAGAGGACACAGGCCCAGGAGGCCTCAGCATTCAGTGCAAAGCTCTTGTGAAGGGGATGCTCACCACCCAGATCCTGGGGGATGATGGAAAGCCAGACTGGGAGCATCCTTACGTAGCTTTCTTTGGGAAAAAGCCAACTGGGCCCTGCAAGAGAACGCAAGTCACaccaagaactttttttttttttcttttgctgtgttgggtcttcgtttctgtgcgagggctttctctagttgcggcaagtgggggccactcttcatcgcggtgcgcgggcctctcactatcgcggcctctcttgttgcggagcacaggctccagacgcgcaggctcagtaattgtggctcacgggcctagttgctccgcggcatgtgggatcttcccagaccagggctcgaacccgtgtcccctgcattggcaggcagattcttaaccactgcgccaccagggaagccccacaccaaGAACTTTTGTCtaatggtggagagagagacacacacacatggtcaAAACATAAGGTTAGAGCATAGGGTCTCAGTGATGAGGCAGGTGAGAAGCAATTTGCAGTATCCTTAATGGCTACACTTGGATTTGTTATGGCAGGTAATAAGGAGCCATTGTAAGTTCTAGATCAAAGAGTAAAAATTGTATTAGAAAATGATGATTTGCCCAATTAAAGGAAAGGTAGACTTCAGAAGGAATGGACAGTTGTAGGAATATTGGAAGACTGTTGCAGCCAGTCAGGAAGAAGGTTACTGAGTGGCCACAGGAGCGGCTGCAGAAATCATGAAGGAGAACTCAATATAAAAGTCAGGGAGGGGGGGGTACTTCctgggtggcgcagtgggtaagaatctgcctgccaatgcaggggacatgggtttgatccctggtccggaaagaccccacatgccgcggagcaactaaccccgtgcgccacaactactgagcctgcgctctagagcccgcaagccacaactactgaaacccgggtgccacaactactgaagcccgtgtgcctagagtccgtgctccgcaacaagagaagccactgcaatgagaagtccgtgcactgcaacaaagagtagcctccgcttgccacaactagagaaagcctgcgtgcagccaaaaaagaaaaaaattaaattaaatcttaaaaaaaaaaaaaaaagtcacggagggggaaaaaaagcatgcaTGGTAGTGCTGATGGTAATTGGTGGTTTCTGAAGGGCCACAGCGTCTCAGCAAGGCCATCTTCATTACTGAGCACAGCCTCTGAGAGAGAGAAGTTTATGTCACCAAGACACTTTTTTCACAACTGCCTTGCCAAGTAACCAggctcaacacacacacagagaacttGAAATTGTGGTCAGGAAGTTGGCctgaataattaaaaatgatactgcagagaaattttaaaatgacatgcGAAAACATTCATCAGACAATGTTAAGTTAAAAAGACAGAATACAAAAAGTAGgtatgctcagaaaaaaagaaaaaacttggaCTTAAATATTAACAGGGGTTACCTACGTaatcatatatgtgtatatatggtcTGGTTTCTTTGAGGGGAACATTCTTGTTCCATTCTGGCTGTCATGGACTCAGTGAATGTCCATATGTACATTCGTtaaactaatattttattgagcacttactatgttgtGCAGACTGGGGATACCCAGATGACTAAGACACATCAAAGAATCTGTGATCTAGACATAGAAATAATTACAATACAGTGTGATAAGTGCTACAACAGGCTAAGAACAAAGGACTGAAGGACCAAAGAGAATGGAGCAAAGAAATTCTGCCCAAAGAAAGTAAGGAAAGCTTCTCAGAGAAGGAGATAAGTGAAATGGGTCCTAAAGAATGATCAGGAGTTTGCCTGGTGAAGTTAATGCTCTTGGTCACAGTTTAAAACAGTTCTCACTGATTAGACTTCTAAAGTCAGTTTCTAGAGCCAAGTTTAAGACAAACTAATAACTCCCAGATATGATTTATCTATTGCTTCCTGTTGGTAATTCCCCATTTTATTTGGTCGTAGGTGGCCATCTATCTCTCACCTAGCTAGATGATAGACATTCCTCTTTGTACCTCTGTAGACTGAGAACCATGTCAGCTAAGTGACACAGTCAGGCAAAGAAGCCAAGAAAATCAGCCTCAGATTCCATGGAATTCTGTTGCAGGTCCACCTTCATTaggccctccttcccctccagacTTGTTCCACTCACATACATTATACAGATGGGGCAGCCATGAAAATAGAGTCAGGCTTACAAGGTGACGCTGCAGGTACCGGGCTATGTGGTGTGATTTCAGGGACACCAGGAGAGATCTCTGCCTCCAAAATACTTCTTCTACTTGCATCTAATGACTGGATTCTGTTAATACACAAAGACTTTGATTCCATGATGAATATGCAGgctgaatgtgtatatatgtctctATTAGGAGAGATATCACATGGCCAAATTTATGCTGAAGTGTATATTTTGAGTGTGGCAttgatgggaagagagagataGATATTATGGTAAATTAGGGATGGCTTGCGGGGTAGCTTAGGGCATTGTGTGTCTGAGAGTGAGGAGATTGAGGTCCTAAAATggattcattaatttattcaataactATTATTGAGCATCAGTGTCACGCCCTGACCTTCAGATGACACCATTCATGCTGTATGTATTCTATGTGAATGTTGATTCCTGGAATTGTGCAGTGCAGCAGCCCTGTAGTATATGCCAGGCTCTGACTTTTTACCTAAGGCCTACTTATAGCTAGGACTACAATTCTGATATAATTCAGTAGGACTACAGATCATCTCATCTTAGTTTTAAGCCCCAGGAACATCATCTTCTGGTGCTTCCCAAGTCTTTCAGGGcctcttgtttttccatttattggtgatttcccttttccccttcaccTACTCACCAATGTAGACTTTTAGCTTCACCGGGTCGCTGAGTGTGGAGAGGCCTGTCTGACACTTGTAGTCTCCACTATCCTCAACTTTGGCACGTGTGATGAAGTAGCTGGAGGCCTGGTTTGAGATGAGCGTCCCATTGTGCCACCACTGTGTGGAATTGTCTCCAGGAGGGTAGTCCCCCTGGCACTTTAGAGTCACATGGTCATCCTTGAGCACCCGGTCCCATTGAGGGTCTAGGAGCACCACAGCCTTTGGGAGATCTGCCGAGGAGTCAAGAGAACGTAGATGAGGGCAGGGAAATGAGCCAGCCCTACACTGGCATTCCCAGGGAGGCTCAAAACCCATTGCAAACCGAGAGTTGGCAACTCAGCCTTAGCATAGCACTCAGTCTGAGCATATTGGCTTGGAGAGGCTTGGCCTCCTTCTTGGTCTCCCTTTATCTTGAGCAAAATTGGCCAGAGAAGCATAGGGCCAAGCCCTACTGTGTTGGGGGAATTACCCCTGCCAACCCCACATCAGCAATTTCCTATGCAAAGAACATTTCCTAATACCCTGTGGCTATTGCACATTTACATTCCTCACTTGACCCATCCAAGACCACGAAGCAAACTCACCAGTCTGCGTGCCAGCTGAAACtgtaagaaaaaagagtgaaacgAATATTGAGTAGCAGCAGAGATCAGGGTGACTGGAGTGTGGAGTGAGTTTAAactcccctgcccacctctgctcTGGGAGGCCTGTGTCCCCAAGAATCAAGGTAAATATAGTGGATAGCTCTCCCATTGCCTGTCCTCTGGTCTCCAACGTGTGTGCCTCCTACTCCCTTGTCCACCCAAACCCCTGTTTTCAACACCATTCCCTTACTCTGTGGTCCCCGTTCGAACTCCCAGATTAAGGGTACAGATCGAATGTCCCTGAATCAAGCCATAAAAACAAGCTCACCCCAAGTCCCCTGGAAAGGGAGGAAATTAAAAGACTTAGAGAGGAACACTGGAATGTGAGAATGGAAGAGACAGACCTTCAGGACCATCTCGTCCATACTCTTCAGTTTATAGGTAGacaaactgagacccagaggggtGAAGTAACGGAGACCTCACGTCCCCCTTCATCTCCTGATTATGCACAAATCAGGGCCAGCAATTCTCCACATCTCTAACGCTTGAAGCTTTGTCTTAGAAGCTAAATCTACATCCATAGACATGGTAAGGGGTCCTATCCCTTGGTAGGGGTCTCATCCCTTGCCTGAAAAGGGATGTCTGCTGAACCCAGGGCATCTTGAGCTCAACTCCGAGGCAGGGTGATTCTGACTTACCTAGAAGCAGCAGAGCCGTTGGTGGTAGCAGCTGCCACATGCTGTGCGTTAGAG
Above is a window of Balaenoptera acutorostrata chromosome 1, mBalAcu1.1, whole genome shotgun sequence DNA encoding:
- the LOC103008795 gene encoding low affinity immunoglobulin gamma Fc region receptor III-A-like translates to MWQLLPPTALLLLVSAGTQTDLPKAVVLLDPQWDRVLKDDHVTLKCQGDYPPGDNSTQWWHNGTLISNQASSYFITRAKVEDSGDYKCQTGLSTLSDPVKLKVYIGWLLLQASRWVVQEGEPIQLKCHSWKNTTVIKVQFFQNGKGKKFSYQNSDFYIPEAKLEHSGSYFCRGIIGRKNESSEAVNITVQGQESPPSSSSFFPPWHQITFFLLMGLLFAVDTGLHFSVKRDLRNSKDAWRNSKVTWTQGPQAK